Genomic DNA from Porites lutea chromosome 4, jaPorLute2.1, whole genome shotgun sequence:
GCTTGGTCGTGTTAAATTGCTTGTCAGGTTCTGGTATGGGGTCATGGGGTGAACATCTCCGTTTCGGTTGAAAGCAACATCAGCCGAATTGAAGGTGGCCGTACAATTCGCAGAACATGGTACTCTTGACTTCAGAAACTGCCTGCACCCGCGGATTTAATTTTGATTCTTCCGGTTGGATATTATTAAAGAAACTGGGTGAAATAGGTCTCGTGGTATATTTGTGAATTCTCAAACAGCTTGGAGTTATATCATTTAATGAACTTTATATTTGACTGAATGAAAGGGTTTTTTGTTGAACTTCTCTTCACGAGGACACTTTGTGATAGTATTTGCCATTGTTTCAGGTTTGGAGAAAGAACCCAAGCTATCAGCTGCCTTGGTTCCTGTGCTGCACAAATTTGCCGTTACACAAAAACTAAGCCCTGTCAAGGTAACAAATGttctttattgttcattcacaTTTGGAAAAATATGGCCAAGCGTGTGTTTAACAAGTTTACGGTCATgtcgcccgaaagtcatttCTCCTGAAGTAATGTCGCATGTTGGTTACTCCAAGGTCACATGTCATCTAACAacaaaactgtttcccgccaaatgcCTCTGAGGGGGCAACAATGGCTTGCAAAATCTTTCCTATTGGTTGTGTGTAAGACGCGTTGTTTAAGTTTGTCATTTTTCCACGTATTACTGGCACTTTAGGTCTTTGATAAACGTCTTAGTCTATTTCTTCTTCTCTGGATACATTAAATCTTAGGGCCTCTTGACATGAACCCGGTTGGCCGGGTTTCCGAGATCTTCTtctcggtttttccaaccgagatctcggtaagcgggctggaaattttgccatgaGAACACTTCAGCCCGTTTACCGGGGTGAAAGCAGGATAAATTCTGGCAGtccggatggcatcgtcttgcattgactgctgtattttccacatcagAGGCATCCGACTTAACAgcagtgatacagctttaaggGTTGCCGAAGTTATGATAGGCGCGAAAGTTAAAGTGTTTCGGCATATTTACTTGGTTTCTTGAATTTGGCACCAGAACTAGTCCCCAGGATCTTTGGCCTTTTCTCGTCTCGGCGGAAACCCGGATGAAATTTCTGATATGAACCCAAGACGAAATTCGTCCCGGTAACcgggctcatgtgaagaggccctTGAAACGGTAATTTTTTAGCATCGGTCcactaattttattttaatcttaTTATGAAGAGTAATCTAgtaataattatagtaatatGGTGATATATCGTTCGTTCATTTCATTACAGATAGCGATGTATTTACGGGAGAACCAACAGCTTATAGAAAACCACAAGAGTTTGGTGAAAGTAATGGAGCTGTTGGTGGAGTCAAATATTAAGTCATCTGAAATGCACGAAGTACTAGCGATGAAGATGCATTACTTGgcatttttgttaaaaacatgCGCGCGTTGGCACGAGGGACTAGAAGGCAAAGACGGAATTGAAGGCTTCTTAAAATAGTAAGGTTTATCAGTATTATtagataataaaaataatagtattaataataataatgataatgattaacAATGATCGAATGAGGCTGAGTCAGATGATTCAAATGATGTTTTTGATTCTAGGTTTtagtttttcgattttttctcTGTACGTAATGTTTTAGACTCTCTTTTACTTTGGGGAGTCTTTTATATAGGGAAAACCTCAAGATATCCCCTTTCGAGAgacattttgttttgtattttatctCTTGAAtaaagtattgtattgtattattgtattatgatacgaaagccgaattcagtaattgttttattattcattcaaaataattcatagtttgaaaacaagctaaaacaatCCATGCTAGCGCTTACCTCCTTAGATGTTacgtttatcttcgatagtgcatgtGTATCGGCAAGTTTTGGAGATAAAGGTTGTTcagttctgcaaatattctccaaatagcagatgtcgtccgtcgagttgtcttcttactGTTCTCGctgtgtttttagccaatagttcgcGTATTATTTCTtcgtgaaacgagtgaaacGTTCTGCCATTTTGTATCATTACCAAAACAATTCAAACGTTCTGATctattatttttactttctctCGACAGTCTAACCAAAGGTCGTCCCTCAGATGGATTTTTTCTTAATGTAGAAGACCTCATACGTCAGGCAATCAGAAGTTTCGATTATCCTGAGTGTACAATTTTTAAACAGTTGGTACAGACTATAGCACCAGTAGAAAAGGTAAGTCGCTGATAGCAAGTTAAGTGCTTTACAGTAGGCCAAAACCACCGGCACGTAATCCAGTTCGGTGATATATGTTTCTGATTAAGCTCATAAACAGCCACTCGCGCAGCCCTCTATGAATATACAATGTAAAGAGAATTGTTGTCTTCTCATCCTTgacatttcttttcatttcatttcactcATTTCGTTGTTTCACAAAGTGCGGCTTTTCTGTTGGTAACCCCAAAAACCTGAACCGTAAAACCACGACTATACACCTGTTAGTTTATCTACCAGATCTCCAGAAATACAAAATTGAAGAAACAGCAGCATTTTTATACCGATCCACGGGGCGCGgggagaaaaagaacaaaataaacttgtattaataattggaatttttttggttgGATTCTTATCACCAGTTAGTATAACAGGTGAGACGTGGGATTTTCAATGGGCTAGAACGCTTATCGTACTAATTTTTTTCCGTCCCGTTGTTTGACCTCAAAGGTTAAGGCGTTGCCGTTTCCTCCCTCGTCCCCACAGGCATCTTTCACCCTCCCAAGATTTCGATTGCGAATTGAAATCAAGATGGTGGCCCGGCTATCGATCTCTACAACCTTCCCGCACATCAGTATCCATTTCGGTCGTTTCGCCCGAAAGGCGATTCGCCCGACGGCGTTTGCCAGGACATTAGTCGATTCGCCCGATGGCATACAAGACTGTACAACATGGTGAACATACCTTTCGAAGTGTTATTTTAGTTACCCTTGAATTCCATATGTACTGTCACTGTCTTCCCAtgctgtttcttttttcctttttgttttttttaagaacGAAAAATACATGTACGCTTTGGGCGAATCGATTTAATCTGGGCGAATTGCTATCGGGCGAAACGACCTGATACCGCTTTAACCATATCTATGGCCGAATAATTGTaaattttctgtaaaaaattTCCCTGATAAAAGAAAGTGTAAAGCAGTTTATCATAAGCTCAACTATAGATTAACGTAGGAGTTGAATAATATTTTAATCCATGGTGCTTGTTTAGCCGCGCGTTGTAGTCATTTCTTCAGTTTTCAAGTCCAATTTTCTGATCATTTGGAGCCAAGAAGTAGTGGACGAAAAAATGATTCTTCATAAATTGACTGTCACACTCAACCCAGTTAAAGTTAttggttttattgttttaatattaGCTTATTCGTATTTAACTTTTTGTGTTTGTCTTAAGGGGCGAGATCCAACCGCACTTTCTGTTATCACTCAGTGTATAAACGGGCTTCGTTGGTAAGTTAAAATTCATCAGTAACTGCATGGGCAAGAAAACAAGAATGGTATAAATGGGTGAAATGTGTGCAGGAGGTATCTGCTAAAACACAAATCTACGCTCAAATGTGTAAATACAGCAATCTACTGGCAGTACCTTCTCATATTTTAAGGCTTCTCCTTTCCAAATAAGGTTAAATGGCGTCATGCCGGAATTAAATGCTGTAAGCGAGTTTCAGCGTGATGCACAGAACACACAAATAAGCAATTCAGCGAAAAGTATTGAAGAAGTCAGTAAGGACTACTGTGTATTTCTCCGCCACTAACACAGTAACACTGACTTCAATACGAAGCGTAAGCAAAGTTTGACACTTCTTTTTTTACCAGTATAGAGCTGCAAACATCCGACGACTTCCGATTAGAATACAAATGTACGCTGTGTGCCTCATGTACGCAAGCAAATTGCACTTTTTAACTGGGACATTTGCTCATTCAGTTCCTTAAACTCGCTTTCGTCCACAAAACGTATACACGCGTCCTTTCCcacgtcttccgccattttaaTTCGCGAAAGTCGCGAAGCATTGCGTGGGAAGTCACCCATCTGTCAACATTTGTTAAATTGAGGACATATGATTGGCTATCACTCAATCCTCTGGAGAGCTCCAGAAACCAAAAATTACTTTAGAGGGATTACGATGGGTATGGGGCCTGTATGGGAGATTCATTCTCTAAGCccctttattctctcttgaccCCCACTAtggatttcttgttttttacaaaGCATAACTCTTTGCAGGTCTGCAGTGGTACCCCAAAAACTTAGATTTATGCAGAAAGCGTATGttgattgtttgtttctttttatggcactcaaaacaataaaaacgttTCATTAATAGCGAACTCGTCGTTTCTCTTTCCAGTGCGGATTTTAGCGAATGTTGCTGTGTGTGCACTGAGAAAAAGGATGTGAAGAAATGTTCGGCCTGTAAAATGGTAAGTGCTAGAAATACATAAGCCACCCTTGAAAGAATcctttggtttggttttgttaAATTTTAGCTGCGTTTTTCTGGTTGTTTCTATGAAACAGTACTTGGCAAGCCCTTTGGCGGGAATCCCATGTCAGAGGCCAGCTGGACCGCCTAGTCAGTGAATAACCAGCTTGTGTCTTTTCAGGTTGGTTATTGTAGCGTCAGTTGTCAAAAGCTCCACTGGCAAACACACAAGAAGTTTTGCAAGAAGTTGGCGAAAGATTACGAGAAGCAACTTGTCGCTAAGCTTGAGGCAGAAAAACTTCAAGAAAtggataaaactgaaaaagataaACCAGTTGAGGTTAATGGTAAAAATAAATACGTGTTAAATGGAAAAGACGACCAGTCTATGAACTGTCAAAAGACAGCAGCTAAAGATGAAGATACAACGACAGCTCATCTTTACAATGATAACAGAGAGATCAAGCATGAGCCCACGGGCACATAATCAAGTGTTGTTGGCATAATAGTTTCTGTCTTATTAATAAGGTGATAATTTATTTCGTTCATCAGCTTATCCGTTACAGCGTATGTAATTATTGCGCCAAAGAGCTTGATGTTATTTCCAGTTCCGCTTTAATAACTTCACATATCAATTTCATCTTAAATCCAGCGTTTGCTGCAAACGACAACAATTTATATTAACTATAaggttcttcttttttttgaaaagaaaatcgCATGTGAATAAAGTCATAGTCAAAGAATTCTTGTGACTGCgaatttttgtttctgtgttcgTTTACTTGTTCCATGGAGTTTTTGGTCAACGGATGCTATTTTTTGTGTGTTCGGGAAACTGGCAGACCAGGCTTTAGCATTAAATCTGCAGTTTATTCAGGCCCACTATTTTCTTCGGGTGTTCATTTCTTTTGTCGTAACTGGGATGTTAAGGcgtaattttaaatttgttcACTCGACGAAtcatgttcaaaagttggattaatttaggtttctgggaaactgcccacctacccctcccctaaaccaacattatcacttaccTCACACTTAAAggaaaatgttggcttaggggaggggtaggtggtaagtttcccagaaacctaaattgatcccaaaCGTTTAGGACATTAAGTTTAAGAGCGAGTGCGTCATATAACCGAAACAATGCAAATGCTTGTGGGGCTCTTAATTGGAGAAAACAGGGAGtcgagcgacgcacgtcaaccagaagtggactttttgaacTCTTAGGCCGTGATTTTAAACAAGTTCTTGAGCAAATCGTCTCTGTAAGTGTAAAGgtacttagcaatacaaatttggtaacGTCAACGagtattaaaagagaaaaaggctcacttccggttgacgtgcgtcgctcaaaatcGTCGCTGCTTAACTCCCTTCGTCTCGTGGTTGACAGTTAATGTTGCGCTGAGCTTGTCTTGACCGCCCTGTTTTACCTGTAATGTCCCCGTTATTATTAAGTCTCGGGTTTCTCGGGTTTACATCTTGTTTATTGATCTAGTTGTACCATTTATcttatatacatgtaatagCTCTGAAGGAGGGTTTTACGTTAACACAAGGCTACAGCAATCCCAAAAGTAACAGGTCACGAGATAGGTGTGGCTTCAGTATGTGTATTCAAATCAGGTTAGACCATAGCGGCAAGTCGTTAGGCCCCATATTATGTATACATGCTAACCAGGCACTATAGAACAGTTCGATAGTAAAACCGATCAATTATCAGCCATCATTAAATTAATGTCCATGGGATATTAAGTTAATACTGGTGAGTACGTGAGGTCAGTCAGTACATCATGGCCGTTGTGCAAGCGAAGtactggaaaaaaataattactcaCTGAAATTGTCTTTGCGCATGAGTAAAGTTCGGAGGCAAAGATTGCTTCGTGAATGCACCAGTGAGCGGATTTCAGTTACAGTTAGAGGTCAGAAATACAAGGTATTGTGACCTAATATTGTGGAAAAAGCTTTTAATCTGGAAAAAACGGATGAGGAAACATTgctaaataccgtaaaattccgaaaataagcccctccatttataagcccccaaactcgtaacgcaaaaaaccctccgttaaatcgcccctcgaAATATAACCCACCCGGGGGGCTTatagtaacatctgtaaacctgaagaaggctggtatggcaaagccgaaatattgttataaaaaacaatacacgttgtcttaaatcagctttgcagtagtctttggacttctcgttcttacttggaaattgccctcagatacaaattaaaacaaagaaaaacggtaaatttcgtTCCAAGAATAAAGCTAACCCAATCGATttttaaacgcaaatttccctccgtacataagcccctccaaaagaAAGCCTCTCAGagagggcctttgaaaaatataagtccGGGGCTTAtcttcggaattttacggtataccTTTTGGTAAACGATTTGAAGTGCAAAGCGCTACTTTTTACTTTGGAAAGATTAatagacaaaaagaataacatttaagggaaaatttaacTGTATTAGTTGATAATCCGTTGCTGCAGAACCATTGACTACCGCATTGTACCTCATTTCTATCCTTCTCTTCTTGCTTGTTCTcgataaccgttccattcgtctaaaatatTCGGGTTTTCTCCAAACTCACTTACAACTtaggttgttttttttgtgtgaaaatttcggtatgaagaaaaaatgacCCCTAGACTCTTCGATGAAAGTACGGTTGCTCCATACCCTCAAActtataccccccccccccccacccggtCCGGACCGGTCTCTTCTTGCTTGTTCTcgataaccgttccattcgtctaaaatatTCGGGTTTTCTCCAAACTCACTTACAACttaggttgtttttttttggtgaaaatgtcggtatgaagaaaaaatgacCCCTAGACTCTTCGATGAAAGTACGGTTGCTCCATACCCTCAAACTTTATACCcccaatccccccccccccccccacccggtCCGGACCAATAAGAGTAGCTAAAGGTTTCGGGTGAGACTTTCCAAGGTTCCCCTAAGAAATCCGAAAGGATACATAGATTTTagggcagctccaaattaaGCAAAAAGGCTTCTAAAGCATAAAGAAAATCAAATGAGATACCTCTGACGTATTTGGAAATATTCGGTCTTTCGGTGCCCCTGGCGTCTCTAACTACTAGCACACCGCGTCTTTACAGTTTCCATTTTTTAGGAGAAATGGCTATCTTGCTATCCTTCGTCGCTAGATTTACTTACAGTCCTGGAAGGTTTTTAGGTCTGTCATGTCGCTCATTGTTTTTCTTAACTGCTCACTAAACAGGAGCATATTTCTTTGGTTACCCTAAACGTATGGCGGTGCTCTTTGTTGTCGAATGGGACGGTTAAACTAATAATAGCCAAATCCTTTTTTTGTTCCCTCGATCTTTTGTGTGGCCAAATCACACCTTTATGCTTTTAAATTACTCTATACCTAACTGTTACAAGTTTTAGAGAATTATGAAATCACAAAATCAGTCCGGATTCACCGAACAAAGTAACTGACACTATGGTTTGTCGAAAATGCGAATTTCGAGTCCTCGCATTGGAGCGTAATGGCCACCCTGCCTTTTAGAGAAAAGTGCTAAAAGCGTTTGTTCAGGACATGTGCAAGTGTCCGTTTAGCATGAGCATCATCGTTGTTATCACAGCCCCCTTCTCTTCTTCTTCGCTCATTTCTTTCACTTGGAAAATCGCTCGTTGATCAAACCGATTATGTCCTCGGCATGATTCTTGGTTGAAATGAGAAGACAAAGGTTTTTGTGTCTGAGTTCAAAGCACATCATGTATCATGCTCTCGATTTCCctcatttctttcatttcttgcTGATTGTCTGTTTCACTGAATTCTGACTGACCCATCCTCCATTTCATGACGAAACTCTCGACTACCTGAATGATATCCGATGCCAGACTGGTGGTGAGCTAGGTGCAGGTGGTAATAAACT
This window encodes:
- the LOC140932865 gene encoding ankyrin repeat and MYND domain-containing protein 2-like, encoding MAKMGELSENEKLLFSHLNKGNDQEAIKLLSSGDVRVDCLDEHGMTPLMNAAYKGKAEMCELLLAQGADVNSNYHEHQYTALMFSCLSGSVDATRVLLEAGARVNSENNLGRTAAQLGAFVGQTDCVSLINNFLSVEDLEYYTKPQGLEKEPKLSAALVPVLHKFAVTQKLSPVKIAMYLRENQQLIENHKSLVKVMELLVESNIKSSEMHEVLAMKMHYLAFLLKTCARWHEGLEGKDGIEGFLKYLTKGRPSDGFFLNVEDLIRQAIRSFDYPECTIFKQLVQTIAPVEKGRDPTALSVITQCINGLRCADFSECCCVCTEKKDVKKCSACKMVGYCSVSCQKLHWQTHKKFCKKLAKDYEKQLVAKLEAEKLQEMDKTEKDKPVEVNGKNKYVLNGKDDQSMNCQKTAAKDEDTTTAHLYNDNREIKHEPTGT